The Etheostoma spectabile isolate EspeVRDwgs_2016 unplaced genomic scaffold, UIUC_Espe_1.0 scaffold00001902, whole genome shotgun sequence genome includes a window with the following:
- the LOC116675457 gene encoding uncharacterized protein LOC116675457: protein MSQTAVNVSFGNGWETKTTVVCGGNQLLSLWSSTEIQHKLDGAVRTKPVFERLQNEMSVAGYQRSTDQLINKIKKLKKDYRDQKKELGRSGSGGQQRRSPYFYVLDSILGDRPACQTTGALNSATALLEAMVNGEADCPNASVRTITPPPQDCSSPVPSASVSSRQARRGKKREHEELLDYMEKADDKFLQLNKDMVAKMEADTSALLGLMGRMVAVMEAQAQK, encoded by the exons atgagtcag ACagctgttaatgttagctttggcAATGgatgggaaacaaaaacaaccgtGGTCTGTGGAGGAAACCAACTGCTGTCTCTGTGGTCCTCCACAGAAATTCAACATAAACTGGATGGAGCTGTACGGACGAAACCCGTCTTCGAAAGGCTTCAAAATGAGATGTCTGTTGCGGGTTACCAGAGAAGTACGGATCAGCtgataaacaaaattaaaaaattaaaaaaagattatcgGGATCAAAAAAAGGAGCTTGGGCGAAGTGGTAGTGGCGGTCAGCAAAGAAGATCGCCATATTTTTACGTCCTGGACTCCATCCTGGGGGACCGACCGGCATGCCAAACCACCGGGGCGCTCAACTCCGCCACAGCGTTGTTAGAGGCGATGGTGAACGGAGAGGCAGACTGTCCCAATGCTTCAG TTCG caccatcaccccccccccacaggacTGCAGCTCGCCGGTCCCATCTGCCTCCGTGTCATCACGGCAAGCCAGACGAG GAAAAAAGCGTGAACATGAGGAGCTGTTGGACTACATGGAGAAGGCTGACGATAAGTTCCTGCAGCTCAACAAAGACATGGTGGCAAAGATGGAGGCAGACACCAGCGCTCTGCTGGGGCTCATGGGGCGCATGGTGGCAGTGATGGAGGCGCAAGCACAGAAATAA